In one Musa acuminata AAA Group cultivar baxijiao chromosome BXJ2-5, Cavendish_Baxijiao_AAA, whole genome shotgun sequence genomic region, the following are encoded:
- the LOC135612309 gene encoding 3-ketoacyl-CoA synthase 1-like has product MDTAAAEPAVMDRERLTAEMAFRDTSIVIKIRRRLPDFLQSINLKYVKLGLGYTTIPTAYLLVPLLFSALAATIRLDRILVTTPARLSIDPATGLGSAVVALVLLAAYYLKRPRPVYLVEFACYKPDDEHKISKEGFLEMTDCTGVFTEESLGFQTKITMRSGLGDETYLPPGVQARPPRLCMAEARLEAEAVMFGCLDALFEATGVDPRRDVRILIVNCSLFNPTPSLASMIVNRYKMREDVKSFNLGGMGCSAGLISIDLAKDLLQANPNSYAVVLSTENITLNWYFGNDRSMLLSNCIFRMGGAAMLLSNRRADAGRAKYRLVHTVRTHKGADDSCYGCVYQREDGRGAIGVSLARELMAVAGDALKTNITTLGPLVLPLSEQLKFLASLLGRRVLRLRGVRPYIPDFRRAFEHFCVHAGGRAVLEEIQKNLGLGSADMEPSRSVLHRFGNTSSSSLWYELAYAEAKGRVRRGNRVWQIGFGSGFKCNSAVWRALRDVPPVHQGSRGRCNPWADCVDRYPVKGQA; this is encoded by the coding sequence ATGGATacggcggccgctgagcccgccgtGATGGATCGCGAGCGCCTGACGGCCGAAATGGCCTTCAGGGATACCTCCATCGTCATCAAGATCCGCCGCCGTCTGCCGGACTTCCTCCAGTCTATCAACCTCAAGTACGTCAAGCTCGGCCTGGGCTACACCACCATCCCCACCGCTTACCTGCTGGTGCCCCTCCTATTTTCGGCCCTCGCCGCCACGATCCGGCTCGACCGGATACTCGTGACCACGCCGGCCCGGCTCTCCATCGACCCCGCCACCGGACTCGGCTCCGCGGTGGTCGCCCTGGTCTTGCTCGCCGCCTACTACTTGAAGCGGCCGCGCCCCGTCTACCTGGTGGAGTTCGCTTGCTACAAGCCCGACGACGAGCACAAGATCTCCAAAGAGGGGTTCCTGGAGATGACCGACTGCACCGGCGTATTCACGGAGGAGTCACTCGGCTTCCAGACAAAGATCACGATGCGGTCAGGGCTGGGGGACGAGACGTATCTGCCGCCCGGAGTGCAGGCGCGGCCGCCTCGGCTGTGCATGGCGGAAGCTCGGTTGGAGGCGGAGGCCGTCATGTTTGGTTGCCTCGACGCCCTCTTCGAGGCCACGGGTGTCGACCCGCGGCGTGACGTCCGCATACTCATCGTCAACTGCAGCCTGTTCAACCCGACGCCGTCGCTGGCGTCTATGATCGTCAACCGCTACAAGATGCGGGAGGACGTGAAGAGCTTCAACCTGGGCGGCATGGGCTGCAGCGCGGGGCTTATCTCCATCGACCTCGCCAAGGACCTTCTCCAGGCGAACCCCAACTCCTACGCCGTCGTGCTGAGCACGGAAAACATCACGCTCAACTGGTACTTCGGCAACGACCGCTCCATGCTGCTGTCCAACTGCATCTTCCGGATGGGTGGCGCCGCCATGCTACTGTCGAACCGGCGGGCGGACGCGGGGCGGGCCAAGTACCGGCTGGTACACACCGTGCGGACGCACAAGGGGGCGGACGACAGCTGCTACGGGTGCGTGTACCAGCGGGAAGACGGCCGCGGGGCGATCGGAGTGTCTCTGGCCAGGGAGCTGATGGCCGTGGCCGGGGACGCACTCAAGACCAACATCACCACGCTGGGACCCCTGGTGCTGCCCTTGTCGGAGCAGCTCAAGTTCCTGGCATCGCTACTGGGTCGACGGGTGCTGAGGCTGAGGGGCGTGCGGCCCTACATACCGGACTTCCGGCGAGCATTCGAGCACTTCTGCGTGCACGCCGGGGGGCGGGCGGTGCTCGAGGAGATACAGAAGAACCTGGGGCTGGGATCCGCGGACATGGAGCCCTCCCGTAGCGTGCTGCACCGCTTCGGCAACACCAGCAGCAGCTCGCTGTGGTACGAGCTGGCGTACGCGGAGGCTAAGGGCCGAGTGCGCCGGGGTAACCGCGTGTGGCAGATCGGCTTCGGGTCCGGGTTCAAGTGCAACAGCGCGGTGTGGCGTGCGCTCCGAGACGTCCCGCCGGTGCACCAGGGCAGCCGCGGGCGCTGCAACCCCTGGGCCGACTGCGTCGACCGCTACCCGGTCAAGGGACAGGCTTGA
- the LOC135612308 gene encoding eukaryotic translation initiation factor 4B3-like, which yields MVASVSAWAKPSAWALDVEEHESAMAVAKDRDDDVFSSVASQQQDFPSLAAAASSTSKKKKKKAQALTLAEFTTGKPVSHGAGDRPLSSSSKGLTRDELLLLPTGPRERSAEELERSSSRGFGYSSYGGARGRASVSGEDSGPTRWGSSRDSDDPRTDGFGGAGGGSNRDLLPSRADEIDDWGAAKKSVALERRERGGGGSFFDSQSRADESDTWISSKSTAPPAEGRRIGGGGGGFEMFKREGSNSGGADSETWGRKKDFGDSDIWRREDEIGSGGRRRLVLQPRSLPLSNGEQVQGKQDEGSTMEKKSRGSNPFGQARPREEVLADKGQDWKQIDEKLEASKIQDAQLERSFDKRGFGVANGAGRSPENRTNGAWRRPDTAQASPRIDKIENTALEN from the exons ATGGTGGCGTCCGTGTCGGCTTGGGCGAAACCGAGCGCCTGGGCGTTGGACGTCGAGGAACACGAGAGCGCCATGGCCGTGGCCAAAGATAGGGACGATGATGTCTTCTCCTCCGTGGCCTCTCAACAACAGGACTTCCCCTCCCTCGCCGCTGCCGCCTCCAGTacctccaagaagaagaagaagaaggcgcagGCCCTTACCCTTGCCGAGTTCACCACCGGCAAGCCCGTCTCCCACGGCGCCGGTGACCGCCCCCTCTCGTCCTCCTCCAAGGGCCTCACGCGGGAcgagctcctcctcctccccaccgGCCCCCGAGAGCGCTCTGCCGAGGAGCTCGAGCGCTCCTCCTCCCGCGGCTTTGGCTACTCCTCCTACGGCGGAGCCCGCGGCCGGGCCTCCGTCTCCGGAGAGGACTCCGGCCCTACCCGCTGGGGCTCGTCTAGGGATTCCGACGATCCGAGGACGGATGGCTTCGGCGGAGCAGGCGGTGGATCCAACCGTGATCTGTTACCGTCTCGCGCCGACGAGATCGACGACTGGGGCGCAGCGAAGAAGTCCGTGGCCTTGGAAAGAAGGGAGAGGGGCGGTGGAGGGAGCTTCTTTGACTCGCAGTCGAGGGCGGACGAATCGGATACATGGATATCGAGCAAGAGCACCGCGCCGCCGGCTGAGGGGCGGAGGATCGGTGGGGGCGGCGGCGGTTTCGAGATGTTCAAAAGGGAAGGATCCAACAGCGGCGGAGCCGATTCGGAAACATGGGGGAGGAAGAAGGATTTCGGAGATTCCGACATTTGGAGGAGGGAGGACGAAATAGGCAGCGGCGGAAGGCGTCGGCTTGTGCTGCAGCCGCGCTCTTTGCCGTTGAGCAATGGGGAACAAGTCCAAGGCAAGCAGGACGAGGGATCTACGATGGAGAAGAAGAGCAGGGGTTCAAACCCGTTCGGACAGGCTCGGCCACGCGAAGAAGTATTGGCAGATAAGGGGCAGGACTGGAAGCAGATTGACGAGAAGCTGGAGGCCTCTAAGATCCAGGATGCGCAGCTCGAAAGGTCTTTTGACAAGAGGGGATTTGGGGTGGCCAATGGAGCTGGAAGATCGCCCGAGAACCGCACAAATGGTGCTTGGAGGAGGCCAGATACTGCTCAGGCTTCTCCGAG GATTGACAAGATTGAGAACACAGCACTGGAAAACTGA
- the LOC103984782 gene encoding uncharacterized protein LOC103984782 has product MMLSCEEELMPRSASTSFLSFCVCHLIVAILLLISSSNGVTERSLPTIDDDDRVRGPAPSTSGFGGPDEKNGDDSNGEDDELRKRAEEFIEKMNSVWRAERKKMPR; this is encoded by the coding sequence ATGATGTTATCTTGCGAGGAAGAGTTGATGCCTCGATCAGCTTCTACCTCTTTCCTATCCTTCTGCGTCTGCCACCTCATCGTAGCCATTCTTCTGCTAATTAGCAGCAGCAATGGTGTGACCGAGCGCAGCCTTCCGACCATAGACGATGATGACAGAGTGCGCGGACCAGCGCCGTCAACATCCGGTTTTGGAGGGCCAGACGAAAAGAACGGTGACGATTCCAACGGGGAAGATGATGAGCTGAGGAAGAGAGCGGAGGAATTCATCGAGAAGATGAACAGCGTGTGGAGAGCAGAGAGGAAGAAGATGCCGCGGTGA